The Amphiura filiformis chromosome 15, Afil_fr2py, whole genome shotgun sequence region aaaatggcACGTCAGCAAGTAATGACCATGAAGATGATGTACTTGCAGGGTTTGCTGCTTTGGAACCAGATCCTCCTGAACGACGCCCAACTTGCCGATCTTGCgggtaattttaaaaaaaaagttaagcTTCAAATTTCAATGAACATATTGACTGAAATTCAGTCAACAATGACAGTGTGCTTAAAGTCaatttaaacttttggaaattgtttattaccagcacgtatgaacttacattcgagtaatgacaatgttgaaattttgataaaataaaactagttatttcgatgagtcaactataTCTATCATGATATATTTaatatacgtcgaacaactgcagcgttttgggtcaagctgggagaaaaaaatcccaggtcgaccaaaaatagcgtatcgcacacgatagaccacctaagttatcgtaaattggtttctcccaggtcgaccgtaaattttgggttgccacattcggcccgCAAACGCCACGATTTTTAGCTAGGACTAGGTTGACCCATGGatgacaagcatgcaaatagtaggtatcctaggtgaattcatatttgccatcaaattgcatcgttttatatatcaaattaaagcccttgagtaaactaagccaaaactgaaaaccttttttttcatagcactttccgtagcaaagttacatcttgtcaaagattgactttcatcaaaaagattcagctagcaaaattccccaaaacggcatttcggggtgtttctagatcttagtctcatggcgatggcagcttttttttaatggaactgctatcaaaatcctctaaaattccatgtgcgactttgattatcaccataaaaatcatatatttgggtcaagtgaagtatagaaaacatatttatgtaggtttccttcacccacctattctcgaaaaaaattcaaatttctatgtaaatatgcattgtgttggggccccggtctcggcgaattcgctgactagtaaatgtgttaactaaggtttgcctaggttacctacaaatagccctacctACATACGTGCCCCGACCATGGCGATATATACATGTGATGAGTATAAACCATTGTACGTCATGATTCATTCATAATTTTGTGCAAGCGCCGGTGTGACTTTTACAATATCAGTTTCAGtgtcttggcatctaaattaattcaggcataggcctactctcattttcgtatttatttaatagagtaggccctattcttgttttagtttgcaaaatacagaggcagATATAGTCCCGGGATATAGTCATgcatacttccaagttttctactttcttAAATTTGCGTCaacattatgtaggcctaagcgCTTATAAGCTTACATCCAGGCCGGACATCCAAGTTCGCATGGACAGTActgggccagagccaaaaatggtcatcactcaacctaaaatttagaaattgttacaggagtgaatttctcctctggtttaatAGACCACTTACCAAATATTATGAATcggcaaaaaaaaagtaaaatttgcccgtcaattttggaatacaagcaataaaatacacacgtagcgccctctcggtgtggcggggcggaattgttaaatttgatgttactgcatatttaaaaaagataggatttttttgtttatggtCTTATAAAGGTCTGctgtatagacaatttcagcactaaaaaaatgtcagtggactttgcaaaaataaagaaataaattaaaatatgtgtaaaattccgtccgccacattttgaggtgattttttacgttcggaagggacgaaaaaaatttttagtcaaaacttaccaaaatatcaactattatggtaataaacattcctgagtacataaaaattgaaatttgctagGCTCAAAaccattttaacttcttctatTTCAGGCCTTTTGTGGTAGGATGCCAGCAATAATGCTATTTTCAGGGTCTTTGGTGTAAAACACGGCGCCGCCACATTTTGAGAGgatttttttaagttcaggaatctatgaaaaatttctttctcagtcaatattttgcaataatttttcattggaagtgaaagaaaaaacaattttgtcagttttaaagtgaatcaattgctttttttcttgattttgaacaaaatccgtcccgccacattccgtcccgccacattgacatgatttttaaaaattaatgaacgTACTATAAAGAAgggggtgaattttataattcctcccataacaaaagaaggatagttgaagttaataccaatgttagaaacaaatgttttatccgagtacttttgataaaaattcaacaaatgtactgtgttcacaaatacatgaagtttatcattccgtcccgccacatcaatgaatttgtgttaccgtggcaacGTGTTGATTCTTAGGactatttttcttgtgtatgaatgtagtctgtaacttacttgtttGTATTAAGAACATaaagaatccataaaataaacaggcacagagctacaatttaaaaggcctatcaaaattccgtcccgccacaaacgggaattttggctctggccctacTACGAAGCTCTAcgactcgatgtttcagacttTACTTGAGAGAAAAGAAAGgtaataaattatgagaagaggTCACCGTACATACcgtaatctgaaaaattatgataatatgtcggaccaacagaaaatcatcattttactacaaatatggcgaatttgacagtttgctcaaaGATGTAAATTGGAACGTATAAGTTTTCACCTGAGTATTTGAAAATTGGGACTCCAGTTTAGAGTCCAAACTTGAGTAAGTTTAACAACACTCTCTTATTGGTCTGAATAATCACTGTAAACAGTTCAACATTTATAAAAttctttctttcccttcccaccctttttttttttttttttcctacacCAGTGTGCCTTTGTCCATACTTCCCAAAGAAATGCCTTGATTTATCTACATCAGTGTACATAGTGCAGCATCCGCATGAGGAATCTCGGGTATTACGGACAGCCCCTCTGCTTACAGCCAGCCTGTCACCAGACAAGTGTCACATTATAAAGGGAAAAAGACTGTCATCTGTAAAGTGAGTTAACCTTTTGTTTGATaatcttaaaattttaaaaattaaggTAACATTGATTTTGCACAACCAGTTATTGGATGTGGTATTCCTCAGTTCTGCCAGGGCAGCAGGGGTTGCGTTTGTGCACAGTCGTCTGTGTGTCACGGATGCATTACTTTGATTGGGATGCCTATAAATGAACATTCTGCTGCCCCAGTTTGTCTAACAAAAAATCTTGGATGCAGAGGATTTTGGAAAATCCCAGTCCTTCAGATAAATGATGCTCAATATTACTATAAGGTGATTTACCATAATtgcgctatttcagttgaaatccatacccatgaaagacatgaccttaatctcccacacagggagtgtgaatttaaatggagcacctgaatgggtgagtccatttgaaatctacgctccctgtgtgacagattaaggtcatgtattccataggggtgttgatttcaactagaacagcccatTTGCATGGTTATATATACTGATATCTTAACATTTGCAATGAATTTCAGAATGTTCGGCTTAAAtgattggcaaaaattatttggtttttgttactgcacacgtcaaagtcccaacttacgctcacATAAATTTATGTGACCATGTGCCAGCCATGCATTATTCAACACACAACTAGCAtaagtgctgcacccaactgTGTGCATGGCATTCTATATAATTTTATGTTATCGCTCTCAATCTCTCATTTTTTTGCCCATTATAAGTCAAACAAACTTTATCCAGGGAATTGGCAAATCactgaagatacacattttaaaaagaaagTTTTACTAAAATATGTTATGTATTGAGTTTTTGTTTCATCGTAATGATACGTAAAGTTGTAAACggttatatttcatgtttttgtcttgTGTTGCCTTCCATACCCCATGTGtctttattcccccccccccattttgaccctaacagcttcccatacCTAATAACATCACCAACCTTGACCACCAGCCTTGACCACTTCCTGTGCCTaaattgtgctacccttgcaAGTTTGACCTGGTAACCATGGAAATCCCATCCCATACTATGTGTTTTTTCCTTGACCTTGTGCTAGGCAGTTCAGCACTGAAGTTCACCAAATGCTGGATTCAACTCTATCTCTGTTTGATTGTCCATCTGATCAAATAGTTCATCATTTGTTTATTTGTATGATCATCATTCTGTTTCAacgtgtaggcctatgtgtattacaaaatattttgtcttcaAAACTTCATTCAACTAGGATTTGTGTGTTTCTTCGACTTCATCTGTGTAGGCTACATGCAGCTGACATGTATATTGCATTTCTGGATCTGGATATGTTTGAGTCGGCAGCTTCAACTAGTAAAAGTCATACTGTCGCCAACTTTGGTGGAAATACTTTGAGTCAGGTCGAATGTGCACGCGAATGTGAGAAAAAATACTCCCACGGCCACTAGTCACAGCCCAACATCGGAAGTTTTCATTTCTACCACATTATATTTTCAGGCATGCAGAATTGGAGGCCATCTGTTCGAATCCCAATGCTCTACTCCTGTACCCAGGCCCAGAAGCCATTGACATAACCAAGGTGCCACGTCTTCCATGTGACCAATTCTACAGCCTTATCATCATTGATGGGACTTGGCCTCAAGCCAAGTACATCTTCAATAACAATAAAATGTTGAAGATACCAAAACAGGTAGGTGAACTTTTCAAATATTTAagtgattaaattttaaaaattacgCTTTTAAGGCGAgagaaaattgaaacattttgaaatgacCCATCCACATATCAAAATTGGACTAGAAAAAGAGGTCACTGATACCAAATGGCCGAAAATGTGACCCATGTTCACGGCTCAACCCTGTATGTTCATTTGTACTGAGTCCCACCCACCCCTGGGTTTGTATTATTTCTTGTGGATTCAATCAATCCTCAATACCTCCCATCAATTTGTCCCATATATCTATGTTACAGCATTTGAATTTCATTATTCAACAAGAGAaattttttttctcgggtgcggttttgaactaAGGACCCCTCGGGTGCCTGACATGCGCAAGCCCATACCTTGCTGCAGGGTCTGCCTTGGCCGCCCAAGCTTTCCGTGACCATATGATTGTTCGTATGATGATGCAATAGCCTCATGTGGGATACTCGCgcttgcagatgctttgtgaattgaggttttgtgatgtttgGTTGAGTTAGGCTTAATCTGTGAGTGAATGTTGTGTTGCAGGTGCAGTTTAGTAATGTTGGTGTTAGCCAGTATGTGATCAGGACCCAGCCCAAAGATGGTGCCTTATCTACAGTAGAATCAGCAGCTCTAGCGCTGTCCATACTAGAAGACAGACCAGAACTTCAAGATGTAAGTTGTCATATGAACACCCTTTAGTAAAAATAAAGTGTAGTAGGTGTAACTCAATATGTGATCAGGACCCAACCCAAAGATGGTGCCTTATCTACAGTAGAATCAGCAGCTCTAGCCCTGTCCATACTAGAAGACAGACCAGAACTTAAAGATGTAAAAATACAGTGTAGTAGGTGTAACTCAATATGTGATAAGGACAAGGTCTTAGCCTGCCATACCTCTGCCCTAATCTAAATTTAGACAGGTATAAATgaattttacagatgtgatagctctatgCACAGTTTACACGAGGACTCTattgctggaaatttatttccagcaagggaaagtcctcgtgtatattggtaattttgccaggcaatacCCATGGACCTCTGACCttcatagtttcctcaaaatagaaccggggctattttttcaagacagtactacactctccagagagtttctctggaatgttgatggcttttgtacacttttgttatgtatttacctggttatggttttataggtcacataggggggccccagatatagttgattcagatcatattgctggaaacaaatgtccccatgtaaattgcatcaccagggcaagtcatccatcaaaatcaaatttatggttattatgtagCCAAGGATAAAGTCCTCGTGTAAATAGGCcttaaaacagatgattttaagggtaTTTGAACTTGGGTTTAATTCAAAGTGACATGTAAAGGTCAAATCAGAACATAATTGaacccagtgacccttccatgggagacaagttgttttatatttgagggtcaaatcttggtaactcaatttgaaatacatactacTCTCTGtgttggaagattaaggacatgtcttccatgggtgtatggttttcaactgcaAAAGCCCATAATTAGGACCTGACTCAGACGAAAGTTAGCGTTGTTCTTTTACTCTTTGTCCTCCAATATAATTGCACTACATTTGGTAAgggcaattgaatgaacacaatgTGTCTGCTGCATCCAGTAGCCTCCCGCATGTTGTCATGTACAGGTGCCCAGAACACAGGTGTTTGCCATGCTGTGCTCATTCAATTGCCATGAAAACCTGACAGCGATgtctttcaacaatttcattcaGTTATCCCTTTGATCATTgatttgtttattcatttattcaacaGATTTTGCTTGCTCCACTGAAAGCACTATGTCAGTTTCAGCTTGAACACGGCGCAGTGATTCACCAGAGTAAAGAAAGTAAAGAACGCTTGCAGAAGAAGAACGAGCCACCGCAAGCAACGGAGAAGAATAAATCGTGTCCAGAAGCAGTGGAGGACAAACAGGAACGTAGTGATAGGTGACGTTAACTACCTGATTTAGGTTTTGTTATGTgtgcttaaggttattaattattttaaactgttgtgatttggtagttcacagcatcttacgaatggtagtgagctttggcaaaaactgcattgctcaattcatagcgatgtagaagaattaaaatatcacagacatacttttataggtgctgcggttcttgagttatgttgtaaagagggctgaaacaacaacacttttgtaaaacgtacataactcattaacaataataaattaagcaagtttgcaaagtatacgatttgtagaatgaacttttgcaaaacatcaaggtgttaattttcaataatatattgatctagataaatgaaaatcgatttttaggttgcttcgaccaacaatacctcgtctacccttaaatgcaATATGTTATATGATTAATTTgccaaagtgaaatatattttttGTTGCCAGACTATTGTAAGTGCTTTTGTATTTCTTTGCACTTTTGATATTCTTGCATTTTCATGATAATTTATTACCTATTCCAACTcaagtgacacctcattaatttcattggacctttggatgtattgtattaggtattagcattttactttaaaatcaatataacattatacaatTGGTGGAAGCACAggggccgagcggaacgggctccgactcataatcagaaggttgcgggttcgagccctggtgacgccatcatgttgtgcccttgagtaaggtactttatctcgattacttcactccacccaggtgtataaatgggtaccggcattcctaaatgctgggaaggtaacagactcgctgtggaggaggtgtaacaatccccctatagcaacattacatggaggagtctggcccaatcgccaatgaaagagagatgggcactccgttcactgtttatatacaggttcgcctcctttaccttttttttgTAGTGCTAGTTCCCATGTCCCGCCAGTGAACATAGGCTAATCCTCCCCagacaatatgcatgaggtgtcactggaggtGGAACCGGTAATATGAATGTCTTTTGGTGCATTATACACCaaggtggttttttttcacaGAATTGTATGACATTTCCACATAGGGTACATGCATAAATTGTGTTAAAGGgggtatttttgcatttttctcaaaaattacagcgcattggtgacaagtaagatatgcatattataggggcaaggactacaattgctgcactggaaattttatttcagcacagaccacagttgtggagttacagtcaaaaaatgagggaaaaccaatatttgatcaataaatcaataactatttgccttgaattgctgaattttcagtccagtagttgtagtccttgtcccgaTAATATACATATCATTCTTACTTGTCAACTGgatctggcgccgccactgtgtgTGAAAAAGGGTGTAGATTTACACCATGAGTCCATGATATATGGTGTAATTACGTTTGACATTCATCCATTCACCTGTTTTTTGTTAGGTTTATGTGTACTATTACACACATTCATGAGTAAATGATTGCATCCTTGTGGCTTCTATTTGAGAGACAAAATTGTGAGATGCGTCTCGGTCCAATCAGTGATTTCGTCACCCAGTGAAGAATATCAATattcattttttgttttgaatttttttgaacaAGTATTAAATGTGTCAATTATGATCAACCTTGGTGGAAcagttggaaaaaaaattctgattggttgTTAAAAACATAAGGACCATATTTCTGTCAATCTGTCATGATGATCTGTGTACGTAGCTCCCCTGTAGTTCATGTTTAAACTAATGCAGaattctaaaaataataaaaagtgataaaaaatcTTAAAAGGGAAgaatggaatgtcatctttccctgggtaagatcagCCTGCAGTCCATACCGTGGTCAGacagtaacatgagtaggttcattttaccttgaaggcatggataatcttgcaaatatgggctaattTTCACCTACATTGTAGGCCATCAGATGTgctatgaattagtaggactacaactggtatctactggtcaattttactcttatttccacatctgttaattttatgggcctttaaaaacaaaaatctgaaaaaaatctcAAGAAATAAAACCTCCACCTTGCTTGTTTGTCTCTTTGTGGAAGCCATGATGATATTCAAATTCAAAAAGCAAGTCAAGAATTTGCAGTATTCGACAAGGTTCTTCAGTGGTGCCTGACAGCTTTTTCTGACTATggcataaaaagaactaggtcatgccTTGGTCACGCGATGCTCCACTGATGAATATTCATCTTTATTCGACAAATGAGGTGTCGATGTGATGGTGGCATGatataattagccaatcagaaccacacttctGTGGTTATGCCTTAAACTGTGCCAATTCAGCAAACTGCTGAATAACCTTGCCAAAAACTATAGTGCAAGAAGACCCTTAGCTTGTAAATACAGACGGTGCCTGCTTACACTAAACTTCTCAAAGTGCTGGATCATGCACATCACTATCAGCTGCAGCTGTTCACATGCATTATTATATGCATTGCAAAACAAGGAAGATGTTCTCATGCAAAAACTGGATGTGAACAAGGAGtacattaaccccctgagcactacctgctgatgtaacattgcctctgattggccaattacatgatatcttcactttaatcaccaatcagaatggagctttgcaaatgatttgccccaatttttttgtgtggcgaaattattctaacaatgttgctgattggtccaattgataatgaaaacttcttgttgaccaatcggcaggtagttctcatggggttaagacaaATGTTATGAAGACCAGAACTATTTATGTTGCAGATGTATAGGTAAACCTTGCCATTgggttgttccagttgaaatccatacgcccctatggaagacatgaccttaatcttccactaaGACAggggatgtaaatttcaaatggggttacatgaatgggtgactatttgaaatctaaacaccgtgtgtgggaaattaaggtcatgtcttccataggtatatatggatttcaacagccAATTGCTCCTTGGCTCTAGATCTGGTTCAGGTTTCTATGCAGAGCAGCATGATCTTGTCCATGTTGTGTTGTAGCATATTTAAAAGGGTAACTTCTGATTAAATTAAATACCAGAGTTCTTCCTCAAATCAATGTTTTATCTAAGATGAATCATGATGGTATTGCTGCCATCTCTTTTAGAATCAACCAGCAGGAAAGGTTCTGTAAGTCTTGAACATGGTCATGTATTTGATACAATTGGATCCAATCAGACAATTATGATTCAGTCAGCAATAATGAACTTGAGAACCAAATATGTTAGTGACCTCTGGATTTTAACACAATAATTATTGGTAAAAagttcttaaccccctgagcaccacctgccgatctaacattgcctctgattggtcaattacatggtatCTTTATTTTAATCACCAACCAGTATGGAGctatgcaaataattcaccccaatttctttgcatagtgaaattattctaacaatgttgttgattgggccaattgataatgaaaactttttggccaatcggcaggtagttctcatagggttaagttTGCAACCAAATATGTTAGTGACCTCTGGATTTTAacacaataattatattttgtagaACAAGTTGGTAATtgtatataccaatttttcaaataGTCTGACTAGTATGTTCTAAAGTGGATCAGACCATGCCATATCAGCCTATCAGCAATGATTCAGCACTTAacacggctgtgtactctagccattgtttctttctcaaaattgagtttttatgatatgtttgtaccttgttatgttttttataaatacaaggaatgaaaatccagatttgtaaactccaactgcaatattttaaggattttatttcactattccactcgtgtttgaaattgaaaaggaaagaaaatctttgttgtaccagcaaggtacacgcggcgcaacaactcatcgcgttatgtatcgcgcaatttgttaacgcacaaatacgcgacgcttatctgcatgcgccgcgcatcttatggaaacaccacggaagcactgatttcataaaacctagtggtcaaatggctccgttttagctgataaaatg contains the following coding sequences:
- the LOC140172045 gene encoding tRNA-uridine aminocarboxypropyltransferase 2-like; this encodes MDGAENNNFQCENNIIQNGTSASNDHEDDVLAGFAALEPDPPERRPTCRSCGSTFIKFFLSLPTLFFFFFPTPVCLCPYFPKKCLDLSTSVYIVQHPHEESRVLRTAPLLTASLSPDKCHIIKGKRLSSVKHAELEAICSNPNALLLYPGPEAIDITKVPRLPCDQFYSLIIIDGTWPQAKYIFNNNKMLKIPKQVQFSNVGVSQYVIRTQPKDGALSTVESAALALSILEDRPELQDILLAPLKALCQFQLEHGAVIHQSKESKERLQKKNEPPQATEKNKSCPEAVEDKQERSDR